The Salvia splendens isolate huo1 chromosome 21, SspV2, whole genome shotgun sequence genome includes a window with the following:
- the LOC121783544 gene encoding FCS-Like Zinc finger 7-like, whose translation MLGKRSRPTFARTSSMSRFTVDVATTDAPPPPPIGGEFYHMLSPRHVRRTFSGSLSEETPDFLRSCGLCNRSLAPGRDIYMYRGDTAFCSLECREQQMNQDESKERRAAAKGGEIHHPEQAATAVEAETVAAA comes from the exons ATGTTGGGGAAGCGTAGCCGCCCTACTTTCGCGAGAACCAGCAGCATGTCTCGATTCACCGTCGACGTCGCTACCACGGAtgcgccgccgcctcctccgaTCGGCGGCGAATTCTATCACATGCTGTCGCCGCGACACGTCAGGAGGACTTTTTCCGGCAGTTTGAGTGAGGAGACGCCGGATTTTCTCAGGAGCTGCGGTCTCTGCAACCGCAGTTTGGCGCCCGGTCGCGATATCTATATGTATAG GGGTGACACAGCATTCTGTAGCTTGGAGTGTAGAGAGCAGCAAATGAACCAAGACGAAAGCAAAGAGAGGCGTGCCGCGGCTAAGGGTGGCGAAATCCACCACCCCGAGCAGGCTGCCACTGCCGTGGAAGCGGAGACTGTGGCGGCAgcctaa